From one Thermatribacter velox genomic stretch:
- the groL gene encoding chaperonin GroEL (60 kDa chaperone family; promotes refolding of misfolded polypeptides especially under stressful conditions; forms two stacked rings of heptamers to form a barrel-shaped 14mer; ends can be capped by GroES; misfolded proteins enter the barrel where they are refolded when GroES binds) — MAAKRVVLGIEAQKAIKNGINKVANLVRLTLGPKGRNVVIERKYGPPLVSNDGVTIAREVEIENYLEELGSKLAKEVATKTNDVVGDGTTTALVLAQTMIEEGLKATTIACNPVLLRQGMEKALKQVIEFIENSSISIESSEQIVQVASISANDVAIGRLIAQAMEKVGRDGVITVEESPSSQTVLELVEGIQFDRGFLSPYMITNPEKMEAVLENPYILVTDFKISTSRALLPLLQKIHQRGASLLIIAEELEGEALTTLVVNKLQGVLKVLAVKAPAFGERRKEILKDIAVLTGAQVISQELGMKLEKVTLDLLGRADKVVATKEKTTIIGGKGNKKDIEERIKQIKVQIDRATSEYDREKLRERLAKLVGGVAVIKVGAPTETELKEKKFRVEDALAATQAATEKGIVPGGGAILVHASQRVSNLNFENEDQRVGANIICKALEEPAKRIAENAGFNGALVVATIKEKPVGWGFDAMAGNFVQMQDAGIVDPTKVVLTALQNAFSMASLVLTTQAIVAELKE; from the coding sequence ATGGCTGCAAAAAGAGTAGTTCTTGGAATTGAGGCTCAGAAGGCCATAAAAAATGGGATAAACAAAGTAGCAAACTTGGTAAGGCTAACTCTTGGTCCCAAAGGCAGGAACGTGGTTATAGAGAGGAAGTATGGTCCTCCGTTGGTTAGTAATGATGGTGTGACTATAGCCAGAGAGGTGGAAATTGAAAACTACCTCGAGGAGCTGGGTAGTAAACTTGCAAAAGAGGTAGCCACCAAAACCAACGACGTTGTTGGTGATGGCACCACGACTGCCCTGGTACTTGCCCAAACAATGATCGAAGAAGGCCTCAAAGCAACAACCATAGCGTGCAATCCGGTTTTACTTAGACAAGGCATGGAAAAAGCGCTCAAGCAGGTGATTGAGTTTATAGAAAATTCAAGTATCAGCATAGAAAGCTCGGAACAGATTGTTCAGGTGGCTTCCATTTCTGCCAACGACGTTGCAATTGGCAGACTCATTGCCCAGGCAATGGAAAAGGTTGGTAGAGATGGAGTGATCACCGTTGAAGAATCACCTTCATCCCAAACTGTTCTGGAATTAGTAGAGGGGATTCAGTTTGACCGTGGTTTCCTTTCCCCATATATGATCACCAATCCAGAAAAGATGGAAGCAGTGCTTGAGAACCCCTATATACTGGTTACGGATTTTAAAATAAGTACTAGCAGAGCCCTGCTTCCTCTTTTACAAAAAATCCACCAGAGGGGAGCCTCTTTGCTCATCATTGCTGAGGAGTTGGAAGGAGAAGCCCTAACTACTTTGGTGGTCAATAAACTCCAGGGTGTTTTGAAGGTCCTGGCGGTAAAAGCTCCTGCCTTTGGAGAGCGCAGAAAGGAAATTCTTAAGGATATAGCAGTGTTGACCGGAGCTCAGGTGATTTCTCAAGAGTTGGGCATGAAACTTGAAAAAGTGACTCTTGACCTTCTGGGGCGAGCTGACAAAGTTGTGGCCACCAAAGAAAAGACCACCATTATAGGGGGTAAGGGGAACAAAAAAGACATTGAGGAACGTATAAAGCAAATCAAGGTCCAAATCGATCGAGCTACTTCCGAATATGATAGAGAAAAACTTCGTGAGCGTTTGGCTAAGCTGGTAGGAGGCGTAGCCGTTATTAAAGTTGGAGCACCAACCGAGACAGAACTTAAAGAGAAAAAATTTCGAGTTGAAGACGCTCTCGCTGCTACCCAGGCAGCGACAGAAAAGGGAATAGTTCCAGGTGGGGGAGCTATTCTGGTACATGCTTCTCAAAGAGTTAGTAACCTAAATTTTGAAAATGAAGATCAGCGGGTGGGAGCCAATATAATTTGCAAAGCTCTGGAAGAACCCGCAAAAAGAATTGCAGAGAACGCGGGTTTTAATGGTGCGCTTGTGGTGGCTACCATAAAAGAAAAACCGGTTGGATGGGGTTTTGATGCCATGGCGGGTAACTTTGTTCAAATGCAAGATGCAGGTATCGTAGACCCAACTAAAGTAGTACTTACCGCTCTTCAAAACGCATTCAGTATGGCTTCTCTTGTTTTAACCACCCAGGCCATCGTTGCAGAGTTGAAAGAATAA